One region of Miscanthus floridulus cultivar M001 chromosome 19, ASM1932011v1, whole genome shotgun sequence genomic DNA includes:
- the LOC136525878 gene encoding uncharacterized protein: protein MAAFSVSHPDMGDDGNGTRAGLHDGHLAHAISTDHPLVPSTPISRTFYGGTNGTLFYSGAPGPSALGGGSHTDEGAPGGAHGDAHAPPKFYKLEFASYDGAVDPLNWLNQCEQFFRGQRTLASDRTWLASYHLRGAAQTWYYALEQDEGMPAWEQFRELCQLRFGPPTRGTHLAELARLPFTSMVQDYSDSFNTVLCHERELNAHQKAQLYVGGLPKHIKCDVEMHHPPDLQTTMYYARAYERRTVAFLPALQQLQQRGGRGPRTTAATPAAPAPAQPTATAAPGQPRPLRRLTPAEQVERRCHGLCFNCDEPYVCGHVCKRLFYIETTDYIADDSEDATAEDGPPAAHQEEPATQDATRTSLVVSLHAVAGIRPPNAMLLPVTVKGERFLGLLDTGSTHNFIQGAAMRRLSLSPTGGEHLHVTVANGDRLACEGIARNVPIRIGDEDFAITCVGLNLGVFDFIIGFDFLRTLGPMLWDYEALTLSFWRNGRRVTWQGVSGPTAPMQQQALAVASADPRLPLLDRLLLQHDDLFAEPTGLPSARPYDHRIHLLPGTAPVAVRPYRYPQLQKDELEHQCAAMLAQGIIRPSTSPFSTLVLLV, encoded by the coding sequence ATGGCCGCCTTCTCCGTCTCCCATCCCGACATGGGCGATGACGGGAACGGCACCAGGGCCGGTCTACATGATGGCCACCTCGCCCATGCCATCAGCACTGACCACCCCCTCGTGCCCTCGACTCCAATCTCCAGGACCTTCTACGGCGGTACCAATGGGACACTGTTCTACAGCGGAGCTCCTGGACCTTCTGCGCTTGGGGGTGGCAGCCACACCGACGAGGGCGCGCCCGGCGGCGCGCACGGCGACGCCCACGCTCCACCAAAATTCTACAAACTAGAGTTCGCATCCTACGATGGCGCCGTCGATCCGCTCAATTGGCTCAACCAATGCGAGCAATTCTTCCGCGGCCAGCGCACCCTCGCCTCGGATCGCACATGGCTGGCGTCCTACCACCTCCGTGGCGCTGCCCAGACTTGGTACTATGCGCTCGAACAGGATGAGGGCATGCCAGCGTGGGAGCAGTTCCGCGAGCTGTGCCAACTCCGTTTTGGCCCTCCAACGCGGGGCACGCACTTGGCGGAGCTTGCCCGGCTGCCTTTCACCTCCATGGTCCAGGATTACTCGGACAGCTTCAACACCGTCCTCTGCCATGAACGGGAACTCAACGCCCACCAGAAGGCCCAGCTGTATGTGGGCGGTCTTCCCAAGCATATCAAGTGCGATGTGGAGATGCACCATCCGCCTGACCTGCAGACGACAATGTATTACGCGCGGGCCTACGAGCGTCGCACGGTGGCTTTCCTCCCTGCCCTACAGCAGCTGCAGCAGAGGGGTGGCCGTGGCCCACGGACCACGGCGGCGACACCGGCTGCCCCTGCCCCGGCCCAGCCGACTGCCACAGCCGCTCCCGGCCAGCCGCGGCCCTTACGTCGCCTCACACCGGCCGAACAGGTGGAACGGCGCTGCCATGGCCTTTGCTTCAATTGTGACGAGCCATATGTGTGCGGCCATGTGTGCAAGCGGCTCTTCTACATCGAGACTACCGACTACATCGCCGACGACTCGGAGGATGCAACCGCGGAGGACGGGCCCCCAGCCGCCCACCAGGAGGAGCCGGCTACCCAGGACGCCACAAGGACCTCGCTTGTGGTTTCCCTACACGCTGTTGCAGGTATCCGACCGCCGAATGCCATGCTGCTGCCCGTCACCGTCAAGGGTGAGCGTTTTCTTGGCCTCCTCGACACCGGCTCCACGCACAACTTCATCCAAGGGGCCGCTATGCGCCGCCTTAGCCTCTCCCCCACGGGTGGCGAGCATCTACATGTCACCGTCGCCAACGGTGATCGCCTGGCGTGCGAGGGGATCGCACGCAATGTGCCTATCCGCATCGGGGATGAAGACTTTGCCATCACGTGTGTCGGCCTCAACTTGGGCGTCTTCGACTTCATCATCGGCTTTGACTTCCTACGGACGCTGGGGCCCATGCTCTGGGACTACGAGGCCCTCACGCTGTCGTTCTGGCGAAACGGGCGGCGCGTCACGTGGCAGGGCGTGTCCGGGCCAACGGCGCCCATGCAACAGCAGGCATTGGCCGTGGCCTCGGCTGACCCGCGGCTGCCGCTGCTGGACCGCCTCCTCCTGCAGCACGACGACCTCTTCGCCGAGCCCACGGGGCTCCCTTCGGCGCGACCAtacgaccaccgcatccacctaCTGCCGGGGACCGCGCCGGTTGCGGTGCGTCCGTACCGCTACCCGCAGCTACAGAAGGACGAGCTCGAGCACCAGTGTGCTGCCATGCTGGCCCAGGGTATCATCCGGCCCAGCACCTCACCGTTCTCCACGCTGGTCCTTTTGGTCTAG